Within the Kluyveromyces lactis strain NRRL Y-1140 chromosome A complete sequence genome, the region TGTCACCATCTGTATCATTTGTCCTAGCTATTTCATCCCTGGCAAGGAACATTCATGAACTACATTGGACTACGGAATTGTGCAAGAGCTGTTTCCAGCAGAGTTTCCATTCCATCAAGAGGTATTAAGAGTCATATTTTAACAAGTTATAGAGCCATGTCCTTAGACGCATCCAAGGTTAAAATCACCAAGGTCGAAACCCCATCGAAGCCACGTCCAAACGATGAGTTGGTTTTCGGTCAAACTTTCACTGACCATATGTTAACCATCGAATGGACAGCTGAAAACGGTTGGGGTGTCCCAGAGATTAAACCATACGGGAACTTGTCGTTAGATCCATCCTCGTGTGTGTTCCACTATGCTTTCGAATTGTTCGAAGGTTTGAAGGCGTACAGAACCCCAGACAACAAGATCAGCATGTTCCGTGCTGATAAGAATATGGAACGTATGAACAAGTCAGCAGCCAGAATCTGTTTGCCATCTTTTAATTCGGATGAGTTGATCAAGTTGATCGGTAAGTTGATCGAACAAGACAAGCATTTGGTGCCTCAAGGTCAAGGTTACTCCTTGTACATCAGACCTACAATGATTGGTACTACTAACGGATTGGGTGTTGGTACTCCAGACAGAGCTTTGTTGTATGTGATCACATCTCCAGTGGGACCATATTACAAGACTGGGTTCAAAGCCGTGAGATTGGAAGCTACGGATTATGCTACTAGAGCTTGGCCAGGTGGTGTTGGTGACAAGAAGCTTGGTGCCAACTACGCACCATGTATCTTGCCTCAATTGCAAGCTGCTGAACGTGGTTACCAACAAAACTTGTGGTTGTTCGGTCCAGAAAAGAACATCACTGAAGTCGGTACTATGAACGTCTTCTTCGTGTTCAAGGACTCCAAGACCGGCAAGAAGGAATTGGTTACTGCTCCATTGGACGGTACCATTTTGGAAGGTGTCACTAGAGACTCTATTCTACAATTGGCCAGAGAAAACTTGAACTCTGACGAGTGGATCGTCTCTGAACGTTACTACACTATCACCgaagtggaagaaagaGCTGCCAAGGGCGAATTGGTCGAAGCGTTCGGTTCCGGTACCGCTGCTGTCGTGTCTCCAATCAAGGAAATCGGCTGGAACGGTCACGATATCCAAGTGCCATTGTTGCCTGGTGAACAATGTGGTCCATTGACCAAGCAAGTGGCTGAATGGATTGCCGATATCCAATATGGCAGAAAAGAACACAAGGGATGGTCCCGTATCGTTGCTGACTTGAACTAAATAACCTAAATACAACCTACCGTGATTATGTGTCACTAGCAACTATGTAGCACGGATCAGGTAGCTCAAATAGTTTCTCTATTCCCTCTTATAAACTGTTCTCTCTTTAAAGCTTCATTATTTCCTTATCTATAGTCATTATTTTAAAGgaaaagctttgaaatGAATCATCATTTCTTCTACAATACCAATAAGACAAAGGGTAAAGTGGTAAAGACCGTGTCCTGTATTCAGCCATTGATTATTGCCTTGCTCCTGATGGTATTGTTGAATAAATGGTTGGTACTATagagatgaagaaagttgCTAGGTCTTATATGGGATGTCAGAAGTGTAagagtttgaagaagaaatgtgATGAGGTGAAACCCCATTGCGGGTACTGTAAGAAGCGAGGCTTCCAATGTGATTATTCGCGTACATTGAAATGGGGCGGTCGTCCGTTTAAGGATAATAGGGTTTccaagaagatgaagtttGAGCATACTTATGTTGTCGAGGGAATATGTGCGGTGGATTTGAACGCTGCCACTGGGAAACAGGCCACCAAAgtcaagaagaacaagaagatgataacCAAGAAAACTGTGGTGGTAAAGGAGGAGGAACCAGTTCAGGAGAAGCAGCTACAAGAGCTGGTGCAGGAGCTGGAGAAACCGCCTTTATCGGAGCCTGTGATTGAGATAGAGAGAGTGGAGGAAGAGGGTAATTCTCCACAGCGGGTCAATATGGCTCTTGTTTCGTCCACACCACTGTCTCCTCTTTCTCTGTCTCTGTTCGATGGGTCCAAGGATGAATTGGACGATAGTATCGCCGGCAGCCAGCGGATCGGTGGTTTTCACaacgatgatgacgatCTTGTGCAAAGCCTAGATCTTGAATTCTTTATGCCTTCTATTTCACTTCCAAGCTTGATGATTCCTGATCTCCTACTGCAGTCACCAGAGATGGCAGAATcgtttgatttctttgtgAACCAGACTTCAAAATTGTTGGTTCCTGCCCCAAGCTCAATTTATACCCGTAAcccattcttcaatttcttacCCCGCATGGCTATGAGTAACACCGCATTAATGAACTTGTTGTTGGTGTTTGGAGCCAACCATAAGCATAAGATTCTACAATACCAGGAGTTATCAAATGGAGATTCCTCTTTGGTGGCTAATGACTTGTTGATTAATACTTTCACCAACCTTATGGGTCAGTTAACcaattttgattcaagaaatagTGATTCAACCTTGGCTACCATTCTATTGTTAGCTGCTTTCGACATCTTCTTTGGTgataagaaacaaaaatggAGAACGCATGTTTATGGCGCAAGGAAAATCATGAAGGAAAGGATTTCTAACGATACAGGATCAGTAATGTTGTCTAATAACAGTGCAGATGTGGAACAAGAGTATTTCCTTTTAAGATGGTTTGCTTATACTGACATCATTTCGTCTTTATCTTCAACGAATTCAATTAACAATATTCATAAACTTACCACTTTGCGGTACGAAATGGAAACCACTATTAAGGACAGCTTGAtgcagaagatgatgttaTTAAAAGATATCGAGTACTTCACAGGAATGGAAGTAATATGCCTATGGTTGTTAGCTGAGATTTCTCGTCTGGTTAACGAGAAAGAAACTGCTACTAACAATATATTCCCACAGGATCTTATTTTGAGAGCTTTGGAACTCGATCATAAGATGGTTTCATATTTAAAGGCCAGCGAATTGAAGAGAAACGAGATATTTCAGTCATATTATCTTTCCAAGACTGACGCAATCACAACGGAAAGCTATGGTGCGTATAGAATTCTTCGGGCCACGAACCAGATATTTTCCCTTACAGGTGTGTTACAGTTGAAACGTAGAGTGTTGGGTCTCCCTCCGTCTAGTCCAATAGTGATAGAACTAGTGAAAAATATCACTGAATTGATAGAAACATGGATTGAGTTTGGCTCTTCTGCTGAGACATGtattatattttgtattttcAGTTGTGGATGTGAATTGATGGCTCCTGAATTACATCACTATAGGCCATTGTATCTGCAGCATCTGCTCTCCTTGATTCAAAAGGGTGTATCAAGTGCTGAACAGGCTAGAAATATCGTGGAAGAATGCTGGTCATCAAATAAACAATGGTGGGATATCTTCAAGGAAAAGAGTTTAGATGTTACGTTTGCACTTTGATATCACGAAGGTAAGATGGGTCGGTTTCAACCAATAAGAGGTCCGACCAAGATAGTGAACGCCAAGATTTATGGTTTTCTTATAATGATTAATAACTTTCTCTCGTCCGCCTTACCTGAAACCAATGAAATGTCTTAATTCACCGATAACTTGATAATATAGCAAAACAATATAATCATTACTATTCAGCCAATGACTACAGCAGCTCTAAACAATGAGGAAATTATATATgtccttcttttcacttcTGCATCAGGTTTCAATTAGATGAGCTAATTGTCTGAGAAAAAGTTCTTATGCACCGCCTCATAGTAAATATATCATTCTAAACAGTTTAAATTCTTTTTATAAGCTTCATTGGATCTGTATTAGCGATACTAGGTATGCCATCTAAGATTATTGAGTTGAATCATCATAGAATGTGAAAGTTGCATTGGAGTTACGTACTTTTAAGATACCATGTTATTTTGAGAATTGACACTTGTACTTTAAGTTACTCTGTAACGCTATTTGGAAGCTGGATTCCTGAAATGGTGTTGCCTGAATATATGACTCTCCAGTATCAGTGAACTTAAGGCAGTATTACACAGGCATTAATTTTAATCATATTACAATTTTGTCACTAAGTGGAAATAGAACATGTCTTCAAAGGTAACAAATTCAGGTTCTCCCAACTGGACAACAGGACAATCTCTGTCCAGAATGCAATGTAAATTTCCAAGGTGTGAGTTCAATTCCTCCACTTCAGAATCTTTTAGCTCTTCATTGATGTAGGCCAATGTGATATGAAACTTTATAGAATCATGAGATGGATCTTCAAGACCAGTCAATGCAGAGATGGAATCCCTGAGCTGTTTGATGGCTGTCTCTTGGGAAGTATTCGATGGTTTTACAATTACATTAATGGACCGAGGCTTACTCGAAGGCAGTTCGTCTTTCGGTGGTATATGGACCTTCAGTTCAACACCGCTTGGATTAGTTCCCTGGTCTCTAAAATTGGcatctttgaacaattgtgCAAGATGGTTATGACACTCTGAAATGCTTGCATCAGCACCAAGCCCCGTAGGCCAATGACCGACTGACCTATCGTGTTCGTGGCAGCAATTCATGATTGTAACATGGTAACTGGAAGGTGGAAGCAGGGTGATCTTGTCATAGAACGATAGTCGTTTAGCGAACCTGTAAAAGTCCAATAACCtattaaagaaatcagTCTGCTGCGGTATATGGCAAATTATAGTGTTACCATGGAACGTTTTGACCACTCCATTATCGTCAAACTTGAAACTCATGCCTCAATGGGTTGCTAGACTAAAGCGTGCTTCGTCTTTTCTAGATATGACAACGTTAAGGAAATGTTGAGTTTTAAGGTTCTATTGTCCGAAATATTATTATCTGACCTATACAGAAGAGGATAATGGACGTGATATACTGGCACTTAGTTATGGTTACTCAAGATCCGTGTATAATCCGTCTGCAGAATActctgatgatgatgtaTTTATATTTTCTTCGAACGAGTATTTTAGCAAAGATTCcggtatatatatatgataCTCATCGTAGTGTTCTAGTAGTTCCAGGCTGgattgaaaagaaggatacCCACTACAGCTGCTATCCTGGCATTGCAAGTTATCCCAATGTGGAGGGGTTTGTAACGGTGGGTTCTGGTCGAGAATTTCGTGGATAAGGTGTAGTTCTAATACATGTTCGTTCAATGCCTCTTTTGAGGGAGCATTAAATGGACAGCCGTAATATCCACATTGGTAAGTCGAAGTGTCGTCTTGATTCTGCGTATGCGTCTGCTGATGTCTCTGAAACTGCTGTTTAGTGGCAAATCCCTTACCGCACACACTACAGTTGTATGGTTTGACCTTGGAATGGCTGAGCATATGTACTCTTAGATGTGAGGGCCTTAGAAACGCTTTATCACATCCAGGTTCAGGACAATGGAACGGTTTCTCATTTGTATGAGACCTTACGTGCTGTCGAAGCAAGCAGGGCCTCGAGTATTTCTTACCACATGATTCTATGGGACAGACGTATCGTTTGGGTCTTTTCTCCATGATGATTTTGGTGTTCTTGGGGATTCTTGTTGGCACTTTACCATCTTATTAATAAAGTTACATCGCcctatatatatatactcTAAATCAAAAAACCATTCTGAAAAGGAATGTAGCAGGACCAGAAACTATCATCACTGTGCAGCTCTCAGTCTCTCCATTAACTGAAATTTTGTGCTTAGTTGTCTCTAtgctttcttcttcatcgcGCAAGGTTTAATCAATTATAAACTTATAAAGCTATATTGTCATGGAGGAATGTATTAATGTCATGGGCAATATCCTGGACGTGAGTTTCCAAAGCAAAGTGTCCAGAGTCCAAAAGGGTCAACTTGAATTTTTGGGCATGTTTGCCAAAAGCCTCGGCTCCTTCTGGAGTAAAGATGTAATCGTTTTTACCCCAAGCTGCCAAGACAGGTATCCGATGAGCTTTTAAAAACTCGTGAATTGCAGGATAAATGGTCAAATTGTTCTGGTAATCGTGAAAcaacttcaattgaatGTCAGTTTGGCCTGGCCTTTGTAACAAAGCAAAATCAAGGGTATATGCAGCTGGTTCTATAGCTGTTTTGTCCTTAACACCAATGAAATATTGGTCATCGACATTCTTTCTATCAGCTATAAACTGAGAAAGTGGCTTAACAAATACTGGATCAGTTTGGGTAGTCTGCCAGtactttttgataaaacCCCAGAATTCATCTCCAAGTGCCTCTTCGTATGCGTTGCCGTTCTGAGTAACAATACCTGTGATGGAAGAGGGATCCTTCAACGCTAAACGGAATCCGACTGGAGACCCATAATCAAAGACGTAGATGGCAAACCTAGTAACATTgatctctttcaaaaactctCTGACCGTGGCAGCCAAGTTATCGAAGGAGTAATGGTAGTCTTCTGGAACTTCTGTGAATCCGAACCCTGGGAGATCAGGTGCAATGACATGAAATTTATCAGAAATCAATGGGATCAAGTGACGAAACATAGTTGAAGAAGTGGGATATCCATGCAACAAGACAATTGATGGATTAGATTTATCACCTGCTTCCCTATACCAAACCTTGGTGTTGTTTGAAAGGGTTGCTGTGTGGAATGTCTGGATACGAGAGTCGGTCATTCTTAGTAATACCTTAAATTGGGATTAGTTGCTCTGCTGATGATAGTAGGTGTCAAGGACCGGTAGTAATTATGTGATGGCAATTACCCAATTTTACCGTGTGTCATCGGAATGGTCCCACAGTTCTTTGTTGTTCcttttatatatttaaaCCTTGTAAGCACTTTTCATTGTTCTACCTAATCTTTGATAAGAGCCCATTACCGGGATCCtatcaatgaaatgttACTGGGACATGTTCAACATCAATACTAGGGGAAAAGACAACGTAGCAAGTAGTAAATCCTGCAGTTCTACTGTAAAGAGTGGAGCTTATTCAGAAGTCTGTCTAAATGACTGATGTCTTTGGGGTCTCCAAACATCAGTATTTCTTGTAACAGTGTGCACGGTATCCTTAATGAGTTGCTGTATAGCTTCTCCATCTACCAAGTAAATACAGGATTCGCAGGTAGATAGATTCAAACGCCATACTGTGTAGAAATAGACCTTAATTGAGGTTAAGTTGACATAGAATTGATTCGCTCTCGAGTGTGACATTTCATGCATATCATAAACCCTTCACTCTGTTCGTCCAATCAAGGGTCCAGATGGCCATAATTTTGAATACAGTAAAAGTCCCGATACCATTGAAGATTCCAGTAATCATTCCCCAGGTTGCACTGAAATTACAAATACCAGTCTCGTTCGTTAGTTTATGTTTTGTAGCTGCTTTTGACGACTTCAAAAGTCATTTTATTCTGCATGTTTGAGTCTCTTAAGTTGGAATTGAATTAAAATGTTGTAGACTACgatcaattcatcaagtCAGGATTTTAAGGCAGCTGGGACTGGAATCAAGAGCAGTACTTAAACACTTATTCAACTTCTATAATAGACATTTACTGGCTGTCGAAAAGAAAGTACCCGACCTATAGCAATGGATCTGCCCTTATTGTCAGATCCATCCATTAAAAGGATTCAGTTGTTCCAAGGTGTCAGAAACCAACTAGTGAGGCTTTTCCAGCACAATGAAAGGTAGTAGCGCAGCATCATAGAAACTACATGGTAAACTGCTAATAACCACTCGCTGATGGTATCAAGAAGTCAATTtagttttgataaaattCGTTTTAGAACTGTTGTTAAATATAAATTAAAACTGCATAACATAAGCTTTTAACATAAGAGGAACTCAAAAACAAAGCAGGCGACCAATAAGGTCGGGAGCCATATACAGTCCTTTCCTGTTTGGAAACCTGCAAGGGCCGTAGAAGAAGTTGGGGGTATTTAAAATAGTCTGTGAGTTTTGTTAATGTTTGAGATCACACTTCAAACATGTTCACAATAATTGATGGAAACACACAATTGGAATCAAAAGGGTATCGATCAATCAACGTAGAATTGGTTCACCTTCAAACTCTCGATTTCATAAACATCGTCAACACCTGACTTCACAATAATGGAGCCGATGTTGTTACCTgtggagaagaagaaagtgTTAGTGGAAGTGACAGTACCGTTATTGAAGTAAAGTTCGATAATGTTTCTGTCAACGATACCATAAACATCGAAGGTGCTAGAATTACTAGAAGGTGGATTGCTAACTGAGAGTCTTTGAGTGAAGAATGGGTTCTCTTGAACGAATGGGATGTTGGAATGACCACGgtccaagaagaattgcTTGGAATTAGCTTCGTAGCCTAATCTCAAGTATTCGTCGCTGTCCTTGTCACCTTGGAAGTATAAGGATAAATCGGTGAAGACCCAGTTATGGATTCCAGTGAAATTGACGGAATACTCAAGAGAGAATTCGAATACACCGGTAGGGTCTTCAAACTCAAGCACTTCGTGAGATGAAGAGTTCAACGTCAAGTTTTCAAGGGTGTATGAAGTACCGTTCTTTCTCAGACTAGTGAAGTCAAGCACAGGTTGACTGTTCAATACCAACGCAGTTGTGTTTGAATTAATATTGTATTCAGTAATGGTGAAGTTCCTGACCAAACTCATAGATGAACGCCATGGGTCGGTAGGTACTTGGTTAGCGTATTGCCAATTAGAAGCCCAAGCAATACCCAAGACGTCTACTTCATTTGGAgtattgaagaaggtttGTAGAGCATAATAATCTTTACCCAAGTCAAGGAATCTAGTTTGCTTGTCGAGTGGTTCGAAGTGAGTACCGTTGAAGTCACCGATGAAGTATTCAGTACCAGAACCACCCAAGATAGAGCCAGGGTTAAAGGAAACAATCATGACCCATGCGTACCCgacttcttccaattgagAAGTTTCGTCAACTAATGTAGAATTTGACAAAGTAATGTTCAATGGGACAGAAGAGGCATTCCATGCTATAGAAGAGGAGTTGGAGAATGATACGGTGCTGTTTGGATGTAATGGACCGGAAGAAGTAATGTTAGAACCTGGAGCACTGGCATAAGTGGTATTCTTAACGTATGGAACCTTAACAAGACCTGGACATTCGTAATTGTAACCCAAGTACCCTTCACGAGAGAAGTTAGATTCTAGGGTCcagttcttcaaatctggAGAAGAGTAAATCAAGACAGAGAAACGGTCAGCTTCGGCGACTGTCATAACCCAATTACCCTCGGATTCAGAATCTTCACCTTGGTACCAGAACACCTTAGGGTCTCTGAAGGCATCAGAATCGATATCCAACACTGGGTTGTCAGAGTATTCAGTAAACGTGTAACCACCATCATGGGAATAACTCAATTGTTGAGTCTCACTGCCGCTGTAGTCCAAAGTCCAAATAGCAACCACTCTTTGTCTTGGATCCGTAGAGCTGTTGAAGAACCCGGAAGTGTTGTTGTAATCAATGACCATACTACCAGAGAAGGCACCAGCAGTTTCGAATTCTGGTCCAAATGCAACACCTTGCTCATCCCAAACGGTCAAATCCTTGGAGACAGCATGACCCCAAGTCAATGGTAAACCCCAATGTGGTGCGTCTGGATAGTACTGATAGTATATATGCCAATCTTCTTCCTTAGCATCATACCACAACCCATTGGGATCGTTCATCCAACCTTCTTCTGGGGAATAATGGACAGCAGGTCTGTTCAAACTGAGAGAAGAGGACGAATTAGAAGTAGAATTCCATTCGCTAGCAATGGCACTAATATTAGCATCACGGCGGTGGATGACAGCAGCAGATGCCAAAGGCACCATTAATGACAACAACTTTAACATATTTTATTTCGCTTTGATGAGTGTGCTGCTTTAAGTCAAGGAGATGGCAAGGAAATGACACATACATATTGATATATTGAACCCTTCAGTTCCAATGGCCCCATCCAAtccatatatatatatatatatatatatataatcaATCATAATCATGTACTGGAGATGCACAGTTATCCGAGTTGTAATGGCCCTACCCTAATTGGGTTAATAACGCAAGGTGAGAATTGCCCTAAATAGCGAACAACGTACGTAAGTACGTCCCTTTGAAGGGTTGCCAATGTTTGTTGTATAAACAATTGCTCATTGCACATCCACACCTGCTCTGCAGATGTGGTAACACATCTGCCCAATAGCAAACGAAACCTTTTCTCTCATCAACCATTAAAATAAGGTAGACGGGATTTGAGAGCTTTACAGGCAAATCCATAAAAACAGTTAAAAGCAACGTGACCCCATACGATCACTGTTCTTTTCGATCAGCTGTCTCGTTTGGATGGGGTCTTACGTTGAGAATGGAACGGTAGTCCATTGGCTAACTTTATGGCCGTATCCCCACATGATGGATTCTAGTATACTTGTACCTTACATTCTGTTCTCTATGTACTCCATGTTCTTCTGATTAAGCTCAATTTCTGCTGGAAAGAAACGAACAGTGGGATTAAATGATAAACGAATGTGAATGGCATTGAGTTTATTCAAGTTCTTTGAGATGGGAAGGCCTGGTCATCGTAACATGGCGTTATTAGTGGCTGGATACTCTATGGTTTTTCCGCTATGCTGTGCCTCGGATAAATCTGGGGCGAAGGAAAAATATTGTGCCATTGCAAGTTATTCAGTCTTACCGTCTCGAGCCTTTAATAATATAGTTGTCTCACATAGTAAGTATTTAACAAAGTCGTAACAACATCTAATCTGGTTACGGTGCCTGTAGGTAATTGGTAAAGGTACGAATAGTAGAAGCCTTTGGATGGAAAATGGGtttcaaaaacaagaatACATTAGATATGTCAGTTACAATAtaaggaagaaatataaTATCGGAAGTTAACGATAGTATTAGTATTAGTATATACTCTTAAGTCAGTTCAGAACGACACGCCACAAGACATTGCTAGGAGGGATTGTGTGTGTGTATATAGTGGGAAATCAGATGAGTGAAATCTCTCTAGTCGGACTTACGTCTGATTCTGGACCATTTGTCATGGATCCAGTTAGCGACAGGGTCGTCGTCTTCAACGTCGACGTATTCACCCTGCTTGATGTTCTCATGGGCAACTTCGTTGGTCAATGGTGGGTCTCTTAAACATAGCGAGAAGACGAAGAGTGGCGCGGTGAATACCAAGGCAACCAGGACTTCGTATTTTTGCACGTATCTGTAAGCTTGGACAACACCATCTCTCACTGGAGTACCCCATGGATACTGGGCAATGTAAGTCAAAGGAGATCCGTAGAAGCTTGCTGCCAAAGTAGCGTCACCATCCAAGTGTTGGAGCAATTGTTTGTACAACAATTGGGTCCAGATAGCACCTGACACAGCTGATCCAACAGCTGAGCCGATTCTGTACATGGTGTAACTCAATGCGGTGACAGTGGCCATGTTTTCATGAGAAGTGACGGATTGGAGGGACACGGTGACTGGGTAAGTGAACATGGTGGTACCGAGACCCCAAACGACTAGCGCACCGATGATACCTTTATCAGAATTTTGACCGGATCTGAAATGGAACAAGATACCCATTGCGACCATCCATAGGGAACAACCAGCGATGATGAATGGCTTTAATCTGGTGAATCTAGTGATGAATAGCGCAAAGAAAGGCGAAAATACGGTGGAAGTGAAGGTACTGACACTGGAAATTCTGGTGGCAGAAGTGACACTTTCATTCACAGCAACCATCAAGATTGTGTACAAGTAACCTGCGGCCatggtgaagatgaagttgatCAAGAAGGCAATACACAAAGCAGCCCAAATACCACGGTCTCTCAACAACTTGAATGGAGCAATTGGTTCACGAGCCCATTTGGATTCCCATGCGATAAAGAATGGGATCAAGACGAAACCTAAGATGAATGGAGCAATGATATGTGGATTGTTCCATTTGTTTGAGATACCACCTGCTAGAGTCAATGGGACCAAGATACAACCAAGGATAATAATCATGAAGAAAACACCAATGACGTCCAATTTCCAAAACAATTGAACCAGACTTTGTACGAGCCCATGTGTTTGGTAGTAAGTCTTTTGAGAGGACAATTCTTTCCAGGCCTCGGTTTGTCTAGCTCTCCATTTCATATGTAGCATACAACCCAACAATGGCAAACAACTCAATGGGAAAATGAATGCCCACATAGCAATGTCCCAAGACCAATTTTGTTCTGGCTTGGCGACATCGACAATGTTACCAGAGATCCAAGTGTTGATAATAAATGGCCAAGTTGGCACGAACGAGTAGAACAACCTccatttcaaagaagagaaatcgGATAGGATCAATAGAACAATCAAGATAACTCCAACGTAACCGATGTTATAGAACACAGCACCTGCAGCGTACCTTTGAACGTCGTGAGCCTGAGATTCGATGATGGTACCAACAACATAAAAGACAATGGCAGTGACGAAAAGAGTAAAT harbors:
- a CDS encoding ARN family MFS transporter (similar to uniprot|P38731 Saccharomyces cerevisiae YHL040C ARN1 Transporter member of the ARN family of transporters that specifically recognize siderophore-iron chelates responsible for uptake of iron bound to ferrirubin ferrirhodin and related siderophores), whose translation is MSTEKNSVVGEDKVLKSTYSDDETNVIKSVNGAGVGVDEKQAGPTDLNEYGIPDYLKSSKSLTIRKTEILAEQYSSWQWRVVLLFSAFLCGYGYGLDGNLRSFYTTWATNSYSTHSLLSTIGVVNAVMGAASQIVYARLSDVYGRFTLFVTAIVFYVVGTIIESQAHDVQRYAAGAVFYNIGYVGVILIVLLILSDFSSLKWRLFYSFVPTWPFIINTWISGNIVDVAKPEQNWSWDIAMWAFIFPLSCLPLLGCMLHMKWRARQTEAWKELSSQKTYYQTHGLVQSLVQLFWKLDVIGVFFMIIILGCILVPLTLAGGISNKWNNPHIIAPFILGFVLIPFFIAWESKWAREPIAPFKLLRDRGIWAALCIAFLINFIFTMAAGYLYTILMVAVNESVTSATRISSVSTFTSTVFSPFFALFITRFTRLKPFIIAGCSLWMVAMGILFHFRSGQNSDKGIIGALVVWGLGTTMFTYPVTVSLQSVTSHENMATVTALSYTMYRIGSAVGSAVSGAIWTQLLYKQLLQHLDGDATLAASFYGSPLTYIAQYPWGTPVRDGVVQAYRYVQKYEVLVALVFTAPLFVFSLCLRDPPLTNEVAHENIKQGEYVDVEDDDPVANWIHDKWSRIRRKSD